One segment of Actinomycetota bacterium DNA contains the following:
- a CDS encoding ChbG/HpnK family deacetylase — protein MKRLIVNADDFGLTSGINRAVIECYLGGSVTSTTLMVNGQAAVEAALEAADNPGLGVGLHLNLTAGPPTAAASKVSSLLGSDGNFPGMRQALWRLTTGRAKAHELENEIVAQVERLRSLGVSPTHIDSHHHLHAHPRLRSLIKRTCPRLGITRMRGYHLPPKSAKALAVTMAARLPAPGNAMQMPSAFAGIEVMGSTNMTAELERGLAGDGDALEFMCHPGYADEALARLSSYNQPRQTELETLLSEGFAAAIESSGVQPISFAAL, from the coding sequence TACCTTGGCGGTTCCGTGACCAGCACCACTCTCATGGTCAACGGCCAGGCCGCCGTGGAGGCCGCCCTGGAGGCGGCCGACAACCCGGGCCTCGGAGTCGGCCTGCACCTGAACCTGACTGCGGGCCCGCCGACAGCCGCCGCAAGCAAGGTCAGCTCCCTGCTCGGCTCCGATGGCAATTTCCCGGGGATGCGCCAGGCTTTGTGGCGCCTTACCACCGGCCGGGCCAAGGCTCACGAACTGGAAAACGAGATCGTCGCCCAGGTAGAGCGGCTGCGCTCGCTGGGCGTCAGCCCGACCCACATCGACAGTCATCACCACCTGCATGCGCATCCGCGGCTGCGCTCGCTGATAAAAAGGACCTGTCCCCGCCTGGGAATAACCAGGATGCGGGGATATCACCTGCCGCCGAAGAGCGCCAAGGCCCTGGCGGTGACGATGGCCGCGCGTCTACCGGCGCCCGGCAACGCCATGCAGATGCCGTCTGCGTTTGCCGGCATCGAGGTTATGGGTAGCACCAACATGACCGCCGAGCTGGAGCGCGGGCTTGCCGGCGACGGCGACGCCCTCGAGTTCATGTGCCATCCCGGCTACGCCGATGAGGCGCTGGCGCGTTTGAGCAGTTACAATCAGCCCAGACAGACCGAACTCGAGACGCTGCTTTCGGAGGGCTTCGCCGCCGCGATCGAGAGCTCGGGCGTGCAGCCGATTTCATTCGCGGCGCTCTGA